CCCAGCCACCGCACGGCAGACCTCGCTGAGTAACGCGAGAGATAATGGCAGGATCACCGGAGGAGGAAAGAACAGCTCCGGAGGCCAGCAGGAGGAGCAACGCCGGCAGCAGTAGCTGTAgtagctccagcagcagcagcagcagcgacgatgaCGTGCCGGTAGAGCACATCGCAGTAACCGTCGGCGGGCCGGACGGAAGGGACCCTACTGAAGAGCCCGCTGCCGTCGACGGCGCCACCGGCGGCGTCGTGAACGCGCGAGGACAGCAATGTGACCAAAAGGTTCGCGTCAGGCTTGCACAAATAACATCAACCTTGCATTTCTCatcaaaatatgaaaaaaaatgcaGTTTGCATTCTGAAGATTGAAATGGCATTCGTTTCTGAAAGGTGGCTGCAGGGAGGCTCAAGCTCAACGTCAGGAGGAGCGATCTCGTGTTGACGCTGATGGTTGCAGGAGGGGTTGCGGTCGCCGTTGCAGCAGCTTTCCTCGCCAGCAAAAAGCGTTGATGCTGGTGGCATCAGGGAATAGCCCCTCTCCCCTGTTTTCGCCGGGCCTTTGGAAAGACCCATCTGTATTTTTCTTTGCCACTGTTTCATAACGTATCAAAAAGGAATAAAAGACAAGATTTTTTGCGGCGTCAAGAATCAATTGCAAAGCTGCCCCGCTCTACCATCGTCTCAAGAATCTATGTTGAGAAGAATCCATTTCCCTGGCATACGCCCATATCAGAATCTCCCTAGAAATTGCATTCACTCGCACTGCTACATACTccttccctccgttcctaaatataagtctttttagagattgcaatatggactgcatacggagcaaaatgagtaaatctacactctaaactaaactacgtctatatacatctgtatatagtacatattgaaatctctaaaaagacttatatttaagaacggagggagtagatgagatAAAATTCTGGGCCAAGCCCCAGCTGTATATTGTATACCTCTGGAACTCATGTTCTATCCTTTTCATGAGTATCTTTGCTACTATCAGGATAAGGTGAAAAGTAACGGATGTCAGATGTACAGTACATAGAAGAACAGAAGGTTTTTCTCTGACAGACCACCCTACAACATTGAGCTATTGTCACAAGCAGTTACTTGTAATATTCAAATACACCTTCGCCCTTTATTACTCCATGACTATATCTCTATCAATTTTAGACGAGTAAAGTTAAATAGTCTACGCCATAATGTTAAAGAAAGAGCTGTTGACACAATCTACACCATCTTTGGAACCACAAGCCCATAGCGGTCAGGACCTAGCTGCCACTTTCTTCCTTGAGGATCTCTGCTACTTCATTCCTGATACCCTCACGGAATGATATAAAACCATTACCACTTGCATACCCCGAACCATCAACATCTTGCTCTTCAATAAGATAGTTCTCAAACAACGATGAATCATCTTGTCCTCCACGCACAATCATAAGCTTTGGTGTGATACACCTGTCCTGCTTCAACGCATTAATCGTTGTTCTCAAAAGACCTGCACGATATTTTTAGTTGCCAACAAATTAAGCGCCGAGACAGGCAAAAAAACAAACAACATGCCCAACGTATTGTAAAAGGGTGATACTTACAGTCATGGGGTGGAGGAAAAGGAAGTGAAGGATCAGCAGTCAATGAATAGTAAACAACAAGGTTGGTAAACGCATCCAGAAGAAATATCGGGCTCTCACTCATCGTCAGAGCAGCACGGCTCAGAGTGTGCCGTGGGAATGCTTGCTTGTTAGGTGAGGAGTACGAAATTAAAAGTGGATATATAGCTTTGGCTAGAGAAGATGGCTCCAGTGAGCTGCAAGAATAGTTCAGAGGGGACTTACAAACTTTCAAGTGAGAAAATTAATTCGCATTGATTCACAAAAATGCATGAGATATCACTCCAGCAGCAACAAAGTATTAAATTTTG
This DNA window, taken from Triticum aestivum cultivar Chinese Spring chromosome 1D, IWGSC CS RefSeq v2.1, whole genome shotgun sequence, encodes the following:
- the LOC123170336 gene encoding uncharacterized protein; amino-acid sequence: MAGSPEEERTAPEASRRSNAGSSSCSSSSSSSSSDDDVPVEHIAVTVGGPDGRDPTEEPAAVDGATGGVVNARGQQCDQKVAAGRLKLNVRRSDLVLTLMVAGGVAVAVAAAFLASKKR